The DNA sequence TTAATATACTTATTAAgatgaaaataatattgattttttttgttataatatctCAATGAAGTGAACACAGCAGTGAATGTTAAACAATGTCTATGATTTGAGCAGATGTTCTCAGATGGTGTGCGCTTGAGAACCTAacccatttattttcattctccatcaaatgttttcattggaaatattttttttgccttcatCGTCAATATCACTTATGAAtggtaatgctttattttaaggtgtccattATACAtagtaattacctagtaagtacttagtagtagacATTGTactttcataaaacaaaatgtattaatcatgTATCTAAGCTATGTAACAGTttgtctgttacacagctacttatgtaaCCCAAAAAAGTCACATGTGCTCAAATGCATGTAATagctttctaattacattataattacacACTATTACAaaggcataagctacttaaaacaagactgtacttaagtgtacttcatgtgtatctatactgCACACAGCATTATATACAGCTTATCTAACTGcaccttagtttgatttaacttATTAGTCCACAGCTTAAATACATGCAATagctttataattatattaaaatgactatattaaagctacttaaaataaagtctgtcGCATATATGTAACAGTAGTTgtctgttacatctacataattacaaactgtaattacaggctgCTCCATGActtagttacattttatttcaggcaAGTACAaaggctactactaagtacctaattaggttattactctgtattatgacatttaaaaaaaaaccgcTACCTTACTAACCTATGGGCGCTGATATGATTGCATAATTGTTATGGTAAAAAGCCTctgactattaaaaaaaaaaattaaagaccattttattattaaagttttttttagattagtaattattttatttatttaatcatttatatatttcatcatttaaatcattaataacaTCTTTAAATCTGAGATATGAATTTTCAGGAAGCGTGTATTCAATTAATCAGTGACACTAAATACTTATCAGCATTATTAGATTTGATTTTGTGAAACTGAAGAAACTTACCATCTCGAAGTCTTAAATATAAAGAAGGCCACTCACCTCGGTGAAAATGCTGGTCGTCATTCAGTTAACCAACGTTCGGTTGGTTAATTGTTGCATCCGTTCTAAATTGTGTGTGAAACTTTCATCTTATCAGATTTGTGCAATAGACTACAAACAATGAAGATGAATCAGCTCAATTACAACATATAAGGTTTTTGCTCTAATGTAACAAACCTAAACTTCATTAGACATTCAACATATTAGGCTCTCTGAAACAGATTCTGTTGATTTTAAAACGTGTAAAAAATTTTGCCACTTTTACTACTTTTATTACATATTGCATACTGTACAGCAGAAGTGGGCTGCACGCtggaatttattatattttctttctttctttttttttgcagagatTTATTTACCACTGTATGATGCAGTCAACTGGTTTCCTCTCGTTGTGCATTTCATTCAGCGCTCTACTCCACGAGTCAAGTAAGAAAAAGAATTCAGCATATGTCGCGtgactaaaaaaaagaaaaagaaaggctAATTCCTGTATATTCCTTAATGCACTATAGTGGTTAATTAATAACTAACTAATGGTAAACTGTTTTTAACTGAGATGTGAAATGTGTCTTCTTCAATTGGATGATACTGAATGTCACAAAcgtgtttaatcattttatcagtttcgggtaatttaaaagcaaattatttaagttaatttgtaatatatattctaACTCAATAATGCTATTTTTCACAGGTAATGCACCTACTGAGAAAACAGACTATTCAGACACTGCAAGCAGTTGCAAGGAGCTTCTGAGGGAACAGGGAATAAAAAAAGGTACACATGAtcgttttacaaaaatatatttttttgccatttattctGTAAAAGTGAGCACGGCTGTTAATTTTATGGGTCTAACTGCCAGCCTCATCCacatccagctatttttagctgtaacAGCTTCATTTCCTGCTTTATAATTGCATATCGGTGTGTCTTATTGTAGTGTATTAtctttttaattccaaaaacaCCGTTTTATCGTGCTCGTTGTTTTCCTATATAGCGGCTAATGAAGCAGAAGTCTCGACCTAGGCTAAAGTTGAATAATAAGGCGGAtaacctttttttctccagaCGGCTTGTACCATTTGGTGTCGAAAAAGGGTGAGATTTACCAAACCTACTGTGACATGACCACCGACGGAGGAGGCTGGACACTGGTGGCCAGTGTGCATGAGAACAACATAAATGGGAGATGCACTGTAGGTGATCGCTGGACAAGTCAACAAGGCAATAGTGCAAATACTCCTGAAGGAGATGAGTCATGGTCTAATAAAGTCATATTTGGAACAACAGAAGCTGCAACAAATGATGACTACAAGGTACAGCTATAGTCTAAATACAGCTagattatatacatatatatatgtgcatatttccaaataacaaccaaaaaaaaaattctaaacatcTGTTTCTCATTGGTGTTACAGAACCCTGGATATTTTGACATCAATGCAGAAGATATTGCTGTGTGGCATGTTACCAATAACCACGATCTTAAGTTCTGGAAAATTGCTTCTGTTTTACGCTACCATACTAACACCCACTTTCTGACACTGTTTGAAGGAAACCTTTACAACTTCTTTAAGGTACTTTGCAGGTTTGAATTTACTTGTCATCTTCTGGCAGTGTGAGATCTGGCTtacattttttctcaaaatataaaaGCGAGCTTTGTAATTGAAACTTTGTAACTGAAACTGATATCACTGTTACTTTCATTAtttgctgtaatgttttttttgtttgttcgtttttttactcagaaacatgttttaaagtatGGCGCAGGTGAATGCAAAACTGATCGAGGAATTTCTGTTCCTATTATTTATGACACTGGCAATGAGCACAGGACTAATGAATTATATGGACAAAGTGTTAGAGgttagtcttttttttacttactaaAAAGAATGGTTAGTCTTACTTTTACAGAACACATATCTCTCTGTAGCCTATTTTCAATTTTGTCTTCTAATATTTCAAATCAACgttatttgtatgcattttacaaaaaatgttctaTAAAACGTACATTTACTTACGTTTTCACAGACGCTAAAACGTACAAAACGGACTATTTTTagcatataaaacatattttctgcatttaaacGTACAAAACTAACgttctgaataaaaatggatccttatgaatattgaaattgcggcaaaacatttattgtagtttttagttgTCATATCAATGACCTTGTTTGCAACTGCATTCTTAAACTATTTACTTAAcatgaaattataatttttttctgctctGTGTAATTTCTGCTGCCAAAAATAGgcctttataatgtaaaatgtaatcttGTTGAGCACCAGTTaaagttaatgtatttatacCAGCTATACCTGAATAATAATGCCTCTGAAATACTCTACAGCCCCATCAATTAGAATGAATTTGAAATCGAGAATAAGAAATGACATTTACgtatgtttttatgcagtttactgtatgttttagaCTCAAGAATGATTCTGTGATTCTCTTACAGGGGATTTTGACCCTGGATATGTAACATTCAGAGCTTTTAACAGTTACAGAGAATCCTTTGCAATGTGTTCTGGGGTCAGGCCTAAAGGATGTTATGCACACTATGTGAGTATCACAAATCAAGTGACAGAAATGCTGACCTTAGTCTTCTGTAGAGAATTGAAGCTGGATCGTGTCCCGTTTCTGCAACATGTATATTCCTTTGTATTGatattgtcatttatatttgtacatttatgtgTTTTGCAGTATTGTATTGGTGGTGGTGGCTACTTTCCAAGCACTTATTGTAGCGATTTCTCCTATCTTGGTGTAAACGCCGGTGCAACAAATGGATACGGTGCCTCTAAAGAGCTCCTACATGCCGCTGTGCTTATTTTCTACCGTTAGGAGACATTGTCATTTGCGAACTGTGTACAAAATGGCACAATGGCATTTTAGAAAACGCTGCATTTgctaatttgaaataaatcccAATGTTACTAGAGGTCATTGCTTATGTCTTTATTactaacaaatatatatatttgttattttatcaaTTGccagaataatatatatatatatatatatatatatatatatatatatatatatatatatatatatatatatatatatatatataatacatacctACATACACATAGTgctatgaaataaatgaattgttattgttta is a window from the Puntigrus tetrazona isolate hp1 chromosome 1, ASM1883169v1, whole genome shotgun sequence genome containing:
- the itln1 gene encoding intelectin-1, whose protein sequence is MMQSTGFLSLCISFSALLHESSNAPTEKTDYSDTASSCKELLREQGIKKDGLYHLVSKKGEIYQTYCDMTTDGGGWTLVASVHENNINGRCTVGDRWTSQQGNSANTPEGDESWSNKVIFGTTEAATNDDYKNPGYFDINAEDIAVWHVTNNHDLKFWKIASVLRYHTNTHFLTLFEGNLYNFFKKHVLKYGAGECKTDRGISVPIIYDTGNEHRTNELYGQSVRGDFDPGYVTFRAFNSYRESFAMCSGVRPKGCYAHYYCIGGGGYFPSTYCSDFSYLGVNAGATNGYGASKELLHAAVLIFYR